Genomic window (Thiovulum sp. ES):
GTTTCTTTTCAAGCTTTTCAATTGAATCTAACAACATTTTCGTTGTATCAATTCTGCTTTTTCTAAGAACTTTTTTATACTTCTCACTCCATCTTTTTACAATTGAAGAACCTGCTAAGTTTATAACAATATTGACATCTAAAAGAAGTTGAGAAAGGCGATCTTCTGAAAAATCATTTCTAGTAATTTGCACGACCTCATCGCCGTTTGAAACCAATTTTTGAACCAACTCTTTTCCGACAAAACCAGTTGAACCTGTTATTGCAATTTTCATCAAAGACCTCCGCTTTTTTTTGTTGAAATATTCTATCGCTTTTGAGACTTTCTAAAATTAAGTGAAAAAATTTGTTACTCTTATAAAGTTAAATTTTAAAAAGTGAGAAAATGGAAATTAAAAAAATTAATTTTAAAAGTGGTTTTCAAATCTTTGTCGCAAAATTGAAAGAGTTCCTTGATGTTGAACTTGTCTATTATGCAAGTAGTTTAAGTTTTTATACAATCTTCTCAATCATCCCTCTCTTGATAATCATCTTTTCTATTTTTACAAAATTACCAAGTTTTGATGATTTTTATATCGATATTCAAAATTTTGTTTTCGAGCATATTCTACCTGCCCACAAAGAAGTTATAAAAGAGTATCTTGATATTTTCCTGCTGAACACTTCCAAAGTTGAATTTATCGGTGTTATTTATGTCGTTATCACTTCAATTATGTTTTTTCAAAACTATGAATATATTGTAAATCGAATGTTCAAGTCAAAAGTGAGAAGTTTTTGGAGTTCCCTAACTCTCTATTGGACAATGATAACTCTTTTGCCAGTTGTTTTAATTGCCTCAAT
Coding sequences:
- a CDS encoding putative membrane protein (PFAM: Ribonuclease BN-like family~TIGRFAM: YihY family protein (not ribonuclease BN)~IMG reference gene:2508610910_SP) codes for the protein MEIKKINFKSGFQIFVAKLKEFLDVELVYYASSLSFYTIFSIIPLLIIIFSIFTKLPSFDDFYIDIQNFVFEHILPAHKEVIKEYLDIFLLNTSKVEFIGVIYVVITSIMFFQNYEYIVNRMFKSKVRSFWSSLTLYWTMITLLPVVLIASIYLSLHFYHVLEIHGYTFGGASLKIPYPFFMIWFLFFISYRISITVPIKNRIVLLASFVGAISWEFAKTGFVYYVLYNTTYLSIYGSFAILMFFFLWIYLSWIIFLYGLKLAHVLSDKQEAKA